The Pelodiscus sinensis isolate JC-2024 chromosome 4, ASM4963464v1, whole genome shotgun sequence genomic sequence TCAGAGCCTTcactggggcccagccccccaggacaGCACCACGGCCCCATTCAAacaactggggggaagggctctccaGGAACACACAGACTTAGGCTCCGTAGCTCAGCCAAGGGCTGGGGACCTCCCTGCACTCCTCCCCTCGTGGGCGGTGCATGAACCACCAGCTGGGGTAgactagctcccagccccaccccttccaccaccGCCTGTGAGAGCCCTGAgcaccccagggcagccaggctagcgcccccagccccagctgctgcgagggagggaggctggggccacattgCCGCAGCACACCAGGAGTcaggcagctcagctgcagcctggccgcagtggaggcagggagcccgagggcagagccacgcctggctgtttggggagacacaacccccctcccatggggctgtgggggagcgttcagcagggcagctccaggggcatcTTCTCTCCCCTGTTGAAGTAAGGCAGGGGAGACGGGTCAGGACAGATTCTTTCCAGTGGAGCCTTTTCCATGGAGACTCCCCTTAAAAACCCGGTTCAGCCTCGTGCCCAGCGAGCGGCCTGCTGCTAGGCAGACCCACTACGGGCAGCATGCCCAGGCCTGgcccttgccccctctcccagccctgggttcctTGGCTGAGGTTGTCCCAGCTGCTGGAAGGGCAGAGTGAGTGCCCCACAGGTGCCAGCAGGGCCCTTCAAGGCAGGGGTCCCAAAGCCCCCAAGGCAGGGGTCTCAAAGCAAGCCACCCTCCATAACTTGGACATTTGACCCCTGCACTActcacttcccttctccccacaggtctgtgctggcactccccccccacagcctggcaTCTCCTCTGCTGAtaactccaccccaccccagccagcaggAGCTCTGGCTCAGAGGGCAGGCAAGGTCCTGGCAGATCCAATAAAGCAGAACTGCTCCAAGCACAGACAGCCACTGGGTGGTTTCTTGGGGGCTCCATCAGCACCAGCCACATTCCTCTGCCAGGGCCTGAGAGGCGGGTGGTGGCTGCAGCCAGCCAGGTGAGATGTCCATCGGCAGCAGAAGACACCTCTGCAGCTTGGCAGAGCCTTGGCACAGCTCTGCTGACCCTGCAGCAGGTGCTCAGCAGACCagacccttcccccttccagccctgaacTACTGGCCCCGTAGCTCTGGGCTGTCCTCTCATGGCAGAGTCTGGTTAGTGCCAGATCATGGATCCTGCCCCCACACCCTTCctccggctacatctacactgtcgcCTTTTACTGGAaaagctcatgcaaatgaagcgccaagtggaatattgccatgcttcatttgcataattagcagccacttttgcacgaGAGCTGTTCTCTTCAGGAAGActggctcttgagcaagagggggttttgcgcaaaaaggagccgtctccACAGCTCCTtattgcacaaaagtggctgctaattaattatgcaaatgaagcgtgctGATATTccactccgtgcttcatttgcataagttttcGGGAAGAAGGCTAcagggtagacgtagccacactgacTCCGGCACCCAGCTACttctcccagctgcagggcacaCGGGTGAtcagggctggtgggagctgggatcTGGAGACACAGGGTCAGGGCACTAAGCCAACCTGCCTTTAGAACAGGAAGTGGAGTGAACCATaccaagggggggagggagaggcaggatgtGATCGCCCAAGCTAGCAGGGGCTTGGACACCCGCCTGTGGGATCTTTAATAGGCACACGTGGCCAAGGGTTTTATGTTCCCTGTGAAggcagctcccagcactgttggggggggagggtgatttGGGGTCACACACAGCTCTGGCAGCTCCAAGGCCTGGCCTTCAACCGgactggggagaagggaaaggaagcCTGGGGAGCTGGCTAGGAACAGGACAGGACCCAGGGCCCTCCCCCTCCGGTGCGGAGCTTGGGGCAATAGGACTGGTTCATTCTCGGGAAATCCCACCTCAACAGGGGAGGGTGGGTGTGGATGAGGTGGGGACAGCAGGAAAAAGGAGGAATCTAGAGATATTCAGACGGTCCCTGGGAAtgttgccctcccccccccccccccccccccgcgccccccaggctgggcagggaaggcagCTGTCTGGGAAATCAACCAAGGGGGGGGACAGGCGCAGGTCACAGCACCCAGGAGTGGTGGAATCACAGTCCGTTTTTATTGGCCAGAAAGAGGAGGTTATTTCTCATCTCCCCCACCAAAAggctattttaaaaaacatttgtcATCACATGATTTCAACCCAGAATTGTCCTCCAGCCTGACCCCTGCACGCAGCTCCGGTCACCTGCTCTGCTGGACCCAATGGAGCATttcaccccccaccccattcaCATCCCTGTCGTCTCTTCCAGTCTGTATGGGTCTGGGGGCAGGCAAGGCAATTTGGGGCTGCCGTGCCCTCCCCCACAAAGCTCTGGGCTGCCCCTGGGCTTTGCAGCTGAGGTTTGAAAGTGCCAGGTGACAAACCAAACCAGGATGGACAGAGACAATGGGGTTTGTGGTGTATGCAGGGAACAGAAAAGCCCATGCACCCAAATTCAATGCCCCACCCACCTGGGCTtcaggcctcccccccccaagtgaGAACAGTGTCAGCGAGGTGATGGGTACCCCCTTAGtccaggcagggggtggggcacaTGCCCCAGAACGCCAAGGGACCCACTGCCATGACGGCAAGCAATGATGGAGGAGCCACCTTGGTCCTGCCCACCCCACTACACCTCACCCGCTGGGTgcagaggccccacccccacctagggaagctgcacccccccccccaggagcaggcaggggctgcagagcAAAGGCGGGTCACTCGCAGGGCCGCTTCTCGCTGAATTTGCGGGTGTGATCCTCGGCGTTGCGCAGGAACCGCTTGGGGTCCTGGCTGAACTCCTCGGCCAGGTCGGCACGCAGGGGGTGTTCCGGCTCCGGCTCGTGCACCAGTGCGATCAGGGCCTGGATCACTGCAGCAGGAAGGAGGGGTCAGCGTGGCACGAAGGAGGGGTCAGCGTGGCACGGAGCAATGCAggaggctgctgccccacaccagctCTACCACCACCAGCCGCTCCGCAGGGCACCTGCCTCACCTACTCATGCTAGCCCTggcacccctgctgccccacaccaccGTCCTCGCTCACGCCTGCAGCTATGTGGCTGCCACCCTTGCTGTCACCCCCGAACCTCGTGCTTCATGGGCTCCCTGGAGGCGTGTATGTGTCACAGGAGGGCACGTACCTTGATCCGCCTTGGTGGCGGGTTTCCAGTTCTCAGCGCTGATGATGGGCAGGCAGACCTGCCCCTTCTCGTCCACATTGGGGTGGTAGATCTTTGTTTTGAAGGTGACCTTGGGGGGCTTGAAGGGGTACTCGGCTGGGAAGCTGATCTCGATGCGGAAAGCGCCTTTGTTGTACGGAGGATTGTCCTGGACACAGGGCAGGAGAGACTGGGCAGGAAGCTACAGAGCCAGCAAACATcccaaggcagaactgggggctTGCCCCCATCTGAACCCAGCGCAGACCCccttggggcaggcagcccctgctcctcccatctCCCAGTCTCCACACTCACCGGCAGCAGGAGCGCCTTCCACAGAAGAACGTTGGTGTCGTCCACCTCGATGTCCTTCAAGCAGCGGAACCCCGACCTCTTCAAGTCGTCCAGCTCCTGCAGCGGGGCAGAGCCCAGGTATCAGGTCTCCCacctcagagctgccccccaaCTGGCCCCTGCCTTTTGCTCCTAAAGTTGCCACCCCTACTGGCCTCAGATTCCCACCTCTCCAGCAAGCCCCAACCATCCCCATGGAGCAGCATGAGCCAAACCACCAGTGGCACCAACTCAGATCTTTGCAGGGGGGATTCCAGATCCTGTCTCCCACACCCTCAGCAGGGACCCACTCTAATGCCCATTCGTCACCCCTTCCACTGGGTAAATTTAGGAGCGTGGCCATATGGCAAGGCTGCTTGTGATTGTGAACACTGGGTCAGCAGCCTTGGGGCTCAATTCTGGTCAATGTCTTGCGTTCCTGAGGCTTATGCTTCAGGGTTCAGACActggcaggggccaggaagggcTACCCCCCTCCTTCCCAATGTATTCTGTAAgagttttttcccttcatttGAACCATCAGGTATGGCCacagctggagatgggacactggACAGATGAGTTTCTCCGGGGCTTGGCCGGCTGGGTgctgctcacatgctcagggtttaactGATCATCATatgtggggtcaggaaggaattgtCCCCTCAGGTCACACTGGCAGGGACATGGGGGGGTTTCTGTCTTCCTCAGCTGACTTGGGGGATGGGCCACTTGCTCAGATGATTGGACATCGCTCACTTcatcatttccctgccattgtAAGGGTCTCATGCACTGCTCCCTCCCCGTCTCTTCCTGGGACACCTAGTAGCAAAGCCTCCTATAGGCTGTGATATTTTGATCTCATTTTAGTTGTTGGGTTTAGTGGGTGGGTCAGTCTAGATGAactagtggtcccttctggccttaaactctattaCTCTGACCTGGCGTCTCCCTTGGCCTTACCCACCCAGTAGGTGCTGCCAGGAGTCCCAGATTGCCCTGCGCTCTGCTGTTCAGGAACAGAGTAGCCAGGCACCAGGTCACAACACcatctggccagcagcccctccctctggacggggcagggggagaggggcagtcaGATCAAATTTGGGTGGTACTGT encodes the following:
- the UBE2L6 gene encoding ubiquitin/ISG15-conjugating enzyme E2 L6, whose protein sequence is MAASRRVGKELDDLKRSGFRCLKDIEVDDTNVLLWKALLLPDNPPYNKGAFRIEISFPAEYPFKPPKVTFKTKIYHPNVDEKGQVCLPIISAENWKPATKADQVIQALIALVHEPEPEHPLRADLAEEFSQDPKRFLRNAEDHTRKFSEKRPCE